Below is a window of Candidatus Saccharimonadales bacterium DNA.
AGGCAAAATCACAACATACTTATTCATAGACTTCGCGTATAGTAATACATAGAAAAGATGAGGGGAAGTGAAATCAACAATCTATGAGCTCTAAAGCACTGTATCGCAAGTACCGCAGTAAGTCACTTGCCGAGGTTGTCGGACAATCCCATGTCACGGACATTTTGGCTAGGTCGCTTGCACAGGGGCGTATTTCCCATGCGTATCTTTTAACCGGCCCTAAGGGTGTTGGTAAGACCAGTATCGCTAGGATCTTAGCGCACGAAATTAATAAACTACCATACGACGAAGATACCAACCACTTAGATATTATTGAAATCGATGCGGCTAGCAATAACGGCGTAGAAGACATCCGCGACCTTCGTGAAAAAGTGCAGATCGCACCTGTCTCTGCAAGCAAAAAAATCTATATTATCGATGAGGTTCACATGCTCTCAAAAGCCGCGTTTAATGCGCTTTTAAAAACGCTCGAGGAACCGCCCGAACACGCCGTATTTATTCTCGCTACGACTGACGTTGATAAATTGCCCCAGACCATTATTAGTCGTACCCAGCGCTTTAGCTTTAAGTCAATTACTACCGATGATGCTGTAAAACATCTAAAACACATCGCCACTCAGGAAAAGATTAAAATCGACGACAAAGCCCTTGAACTTATAGCGCTTCGCGGTGATGGGAGTTTCCGGGACAGCATTAGTCTACTCGACCAGTTAACAAGTTTAACTGACGACAAAGCAGGAATCACCGAAGAGCTTGTCGAGCAGTTTTTAGGCCTAGCGCCTATGGATCAGGTTAATCAAATTTTAGGTGCATATGAAGCAAAAGATCTGACGACTATCGTGAAGCTTTTAGATGAAAGCGAACACCGGGGCGTGCAAACCAACGTATTAACCGCGCAGTTAATTGCCACTATCCGCATGGGCGTTGCAGATAAACCACATCTTATTCAGCTCCTAGACCAACTACTCGAAGTTGCCAGGTCATCTAATCCGAATATAAAGCTATTGACGATTCTTGGATCGCACGCAGCGCCAAAACCAAAAACTGCCGCACTTGTCGCACCGGCATCAGTCGTTAGCGCGCCGATTGCCGAACTGGAAAAGCAAGCCACCAAAACAAAACCCTCTCTACCTGTGCCGAAACGGGTAGCAACGAATGGGACAACACCAGTGAACAAGATAGAAAAACACCCGACTGCCTCGACCCTGGATTGGGCTAAGCTTATCGAGCATACCCGGCAAAACTTTGTCGCGCTGTATAGTGTCTTGTCAAAATGTACGCCGGAACAAGACGGAAATTCTCTTACGCTTTATACGAGCAATGCATTTTATAAAAAGAAATTGGATGACGCGAAATACCGCGGCGTGCTAATAGACACGATCGCGGAAATCGCCGGCGAGGAACTTATCGTTGAAACAATCGGCACACCTCCGCCACCAAAAGATAGCACTGCGGCCGCGGTTGCTGCTATTATGGGTGGAGGAGAAGAGGTTACCGTAGGCGATGCGCCTGCGTAAAGTGAAGTTATGGCAGTGAAAGACGTTCCGGCTGGCAAAATCCCGCCACAAAACCTAGACGCCGAGAAAAGCCTTCTTGGTGCTGTTTTAATTGACGAGGAAACACTCGCCGATATCTCTGAACATGTCACACCGAAAGATTTCTATGACAAACGTCACGCCACAATCTTTGGCGGCATGATGAGTCTGTACGAACACCACAAGCCAGTCGACCTTTTAACGCTTACTGACCAGCTAAAGAAAAAAGACGAGCTAGAAACCATTGGTGGATCGGCCTATTTAACAGAACTGACGAACTACGTTCCAACCGCCGCGCACGCCGCAGCTTATGCGGAAATGGTAGCGCTAAAAGCAGTCCGTAGGCGGCTTATCAAGGCAAGTGCCGAAATCACGGAACTTGGCTACGACGAAGACACGAATGTCCAAGAACTACTTGAAAAAGCCGAGGCCGAACTATTTTCAGTTAGCGACCAATCCCTTAAACAAGACCTAGTTAGTATTGAAAGTATTTTGACTGAAAGTTTCGACCGCATGGAAGAACTGCACCGTAACAAGGGCGCGCTTCGTGGTGTCCGAACGGGTTATCGCGATCTGGATAATATGACCGCTGGATTGCAGCGCTCTGACCTTATTATCCTTGCCGCCCGTCCTGCCATGGGTAAGACCACGCTTGTGACCAACCTGGCATATAACGTTGCGACGGTTGCCAAGCAACCAGTACTGTTTTTTAGCCTCGAGATGAGCAAGGAGCAGCTGGTTGACCGTATGCTGGCCGACGCGTCTGGAGTTGACGCATGGAATATTCGAACCGGTAATCTTTCCGACGAAGACTTTAGTAAAATTTCCGAAGCAATGGGCGAGATGGCCGAAGCGCCGATCTACATTGATGACACGCCAGGTTTGTCCGTACTTGAAATGCGCACCAAGGCTCGTCGTGCGGCTCACGAAGCACCTTTAGGGCTCATTATCGTCGACTACTTGCAGCTGATGTCGGCAAGCGGCCGAAGCGATGGTAACCGCGTGCAAGAGGTGAGTGAAATCTCACGTGGCCTGAAGTTAATCGCGCGCGAATTAAACGTGCCGGTTATCGCGCTTTCTCAGCTCTCGCGTTCAGTCGAATCACGTAGCCCGCAAATCCCTCAGCTAGCCGACCTGCGTGAATCAGGCTCAATCGAGCAAGACGCCGACATCGTTATGTTTATTTACCGTGAAGCGTACTACAATCCAGAAACAGAACGCGAAAATATTACCGACCTTATTATCGCAAAACACCGTAACGGTCCCGTTGGTAAAGTCGAGCTGTATTTCCACCCGGAACGTCTGCGATTTATGTCGCTCGACAAACGCCACGACGGTTAATCCGTGGTATAATCAAAGTACTTTATGGGCAAATACATTACCGACTATTTCCTCTATGCGAAGCGATATCTATTAGGATACGGCGCTATCAGTCTAGCCGTCATTGGCTTGCTTCTTATTGCCGGGCTTTACGTTCCTGGAGGGATCACGGAAGGCGAGATGAACTCGACTGTTATAAGCAGCGGCCTTTCAATTGATTCGTTTGATCCGCTGACAATAATCGATCTGCCATACCATGTATTGCAGCGGCTAAGCATGGAAGCATTTGGCATTAGCGACCTAAGTATCAAACTCCCGTCGCTTATTCTTGCTACCGTTTCAATCATAGGAATCTTACTGCTGCTGCGTATGTGGTTTAAAGGAAACGTCGCGCTCCTCACGACAGTACTTGTCGTTACGACAGGTCAGTTATTGTTTATTGCTCAAAGTGGTACGCCAAGTATTATGTACATCTTTACGACGGTCTGGCTTCTTCTTGCAGCACTTCTCGTTTCCAGGCGCGTTTCCCGGGGAGGGACTTGGAAACTTGTCCTCTTCATTATTGCGGCAATAAGCTTATATACGCCACTCAGCATCTATATTATCCTGGCCCTGCTTAGCGCCGTAGTGCTACATCCGCATCTGCGCTATCTTGTGAGACGACTTTCAAGAGTGAAAGTGGCCTTGGCATTTGTCTGTGCGCTCATTATCGTCGCGCCTTTAATTTACGCGATCGTTAAAGAACCCAATATTGGCCTGACGCTACTTGGAGTACCAAAAACCTGGCCACATTTCCTCAGTAACGGTGTGCAGATCTTGAAACAGTATTTCGACTTTATTACCCCGACAAACGGCGCGCTGATTACACCAATTTACGGTCTAGGACCAATGCTTCTGATCCTCCTTGGCGCTTTACGGCTTGCAACAACTAAATACACTGCGCGTAGTTATATTATTAGCACCTGGGTCATCCTTCTTCTACCAGTCCTCTTGATTAATCCAAACTTCGTCGCCGTTACGTTCGTACCCGTGATCCTTCTTATGGCTATGGGAATCGATATTCTTCTTGGCAATTGGTACCGTCTTTTTCCTCGAAATCCCTACGCGCGTATTGCCGGACTTGTCCCCTTAGCAGTCCTCATTGGAGGTATGGTGATTTCTGGCGTGGACCGTTACATGTACGGCTATCAGTACGATCCGCAAACAACGTCACATTTCTCGCATGATTTAACGTTAGTGAATAAAGAGCTCAGTAGTAAAGACAGAGGCAATACGGTATTAATCCCTACGGCCGAAGATACGGCATTTTATGGGGCCATCGTCAAACACCACAAAGACGTTTCGATCAGTTCGTCTTTTACGCCAACAGCTAAAACGGTGATCGTCGCAAAAGGCGCGACACCCGTCACCGATCTTACGCCAGAACGAATCGTTACGAGTGCCTCAAGTGAAAACGCCGACCGGCTCTATGTCTATAAAACTGGTCTAAAATAACGTATACTAAAGAAAGTAATCCAAAGAGGCGGAAGGAAATATAATTATGGCATTTGATCAAATGAAGATGTTGAACGAGCTGCGAAAAGCGCAGAAAGATTTAAAGAAACAAATTATCGAGGTAGAAGCCGGTGACGG
It encodes the following:
- a CDS encoding glycosyltransferase family 39 protein, with the protein product MGKYITDYFLYAKRYLLGYGAISLAVIGLLLIAGLYVPGGITEGEMNSTVISSGLSIDSFDPLTIIDLPYHVLQRLSMEAFGISDLSIKLPSLILATVSIIGILLLLRMWFKGNVALLTTVLVVTTGQLLFIAQSGTPSIMYIFTTVWLLLAALLVSRRVSRGGTWKLVLFIIAAISLYTPLSIYIILALLSAVVLHPHLRYLVRRLSRVKVALAFVCALIIVAPLIYAIVKEPNIGLTLLGVPKTWPHFLSNGVQILKQYFDFITPTNGALITPIYGLGPMLLILLGALRLATTKYTARSYIISTWVILLLPVLLINPNFVAVTFVPVILLMAMGIDILLGNWYRLFPRNPYARIAGLVPLAVLIGGMVISGVDRYMYGYQYDPQTTSHFSHDLTLVNKELSSKDRGNTVLIPTAEDTAFYGAIVKHHKDVSISSSFTPTAKTVIVAKGATPVTDLTPERIVTSASSENADRLYVYKTGLK
- the dnaX gene encoding DNA polymerase III subunit gamma/tau; the protein is MSSKALYRKYRSKSLAEVVGQSHVTDILARSLAQGRISHAYLLTGPKGVGKTSIARILAHEINKLPYDEDTNHLDIIEIDAASNNGVEDIRDLREKVQIAPVSASKKIYIIDEVHMLSKAAFNALLKTLEEPPEHAVFILATTDVDKLPQTIISRTQRFSFKSITTDDAVKHLKHIATQEKIKIDDKALELIALRGDGSFRDSISLLDQLTSLTDDKAGITEELVEQFLGLAPMDQVNQILGAYEAKDLTTIVKLLDESEHRGVQTNVLTAQLIATIRMGVADKPHLIQLLDQLLEVARSSNPNIKLLTILGSHAAPKPKTAALVAPASVVSAPIAELEKQATKTKPSLPVPKRVATNGTTPVNKIEKHPTASTLDWAKLIEHTRQNFVALYSVLSKCTPEQDGNSLTLYTSNAFYKKKLDDAKYRGVLIDTIAEIAGEELIVETIGTPPPPKDSTAAAVAAIMGGGEEVTVGDAPA
- the dnaB gene encoding replicative DNA helicase, giving the protein MAVKDVPAGKIPPQNLDAEKSLLGAVLIDEETLADISEHVTPKDFYDKRHATIFGGMMSLYEHHKPVDLLTLTDQLKKKDELETIGGSAYLTELTNYVPTAAHAAAYAEMVALKAVRRRLIKASAEITELGYDEDTNVQELLEKAEAELFSVSDQSLKQDLVSIESILTESFDRMEELHRNKGALRGVRTGYRDLDNMTAGLQRSDLIILAARPAMGKTTLVTNLAYNVATVAKQPVLFFSLEMSKEQLVDRMLADASGVDAWNIRTGNLSDEDFSKISEAMGEMAEAPIYIDDTPGLSVLEMRTKARRAAHEAPLGLIIVDYLQLMSASGRSDGNRVQEVSEISRGLKLIARELNVPVIALSQLSRSVESRSPQIPQLADLRESGSIEQDADIVMFIYREAYYNPETERENITDLIIAKHRNGPVGKVELYFHPERLRFMSLDKRHDG